A genome region from Streptomyces pratensis includes the following:
- a CDS encoding carbohydrate ABC transporter permease encodes MATTTQIPAAPAPAVHRPKRRWGATVFGVVVLAVMLFPLYWMINTALQPDASLVDVGPVPTGVDFSGFTSAITEQGANLLTSLAVALGAVAICLAISAPAAYGLAQFNLRGGKTIVFGTLITQMVPGIVIANALYSAYVDLGLVNSYFGLMLADASLGIPFAIVLMRSFMVSIPREVIEAAEVDGAGRVRTFVQVVLPMSRNSLITAGLFSFLYAWSDFMFALTLNTTDDVKPITLGIYQYIGAHVGDWGSVMAASVLSAVPAAVLLVLSQKYIAAGITGGSVK; translated from the coding sequence ATGGCGACCACCACCCAGATCCCCGCCGCCCCGGCTCCCGCGGTCCACCGGCCCAAGCGCCGCTGGGGTGCGACCGTCTTCGGCGTCGTCGTCCTCGCGGTCATGCTGTTCCCGCTGTACTGGATGATCAACACCGCGCTGCAGCCGGACGCGAGCCTGGTCGACGTCGGCCCGGTCCCGACGGGCGTGGACTTCTCCGGCTTCACCTCCGCCATCACGGAGCAGGGAGCGAACCTGCTGACCTCGCTGGCCGTGGCGCTCGGCGCCGTGGCCATCTGCCTGGCGATCTCCGCTCCGGCGGCGTACGGCCTGGCGCAGTTCAACCTGCGCGGCGGCAAGACGATCGTCTTCGGCACGCTCATCACCCAGATGGTGCCGGGCATCGTCATCGCGAACGCCCTGTACAGCGCGTACGTGGACCTCGGCCTGGTCAACTCCTACTTCGGCCTGATGCTGGCGGACGCCTCGCTGGGCATCCCCTTCGCGATCGTACTGATGCGTTCGTTCATGGTGTCCATCCCGCGCGAGGTCATCGAGGCCGCCGAGGTGGACGGCGCGGGCCGCGTCCGTACGTTCGTCCAGGTCGTCCTGCCGATGAGCCGCAACTCGCTGATCACCGCCGGTCTGTTCTCGTTCCTCTACGCGTGGAGCGACTTCATGTTCGCGCTCACGCTGAACACGACGGACGACGTCAAGCCGATCACGCTGGGCATCTACCAGTACATCGGCGCGCACGTCGGCGACTGGGGTTCGGTCATGGCCGCCTCGGTGCTCTCGGCGGTGCCCGCGGCTGTCCTCCTCGTCCTGTCCCAGAAGTACATCGCCGCCGGGATCACCGGCGGCTCGGTCAAGTAA
- a CDS encoding carbohydrate ABC transporter permease has protein sequence MSSTTASAAALPADPQTPTAGVAKKPVDPRSAKRRKSLAQWGFIAPAVIFMALFFGYPLVRNIVMSFQDYSPSTFFTGEAPFNGLDNWNNVFSDGLFGKALWQTILFTVGSLLGQFCIGLALAVFFTRRFPLNGILRSLILLPWLVPMVVSGIVWRRIFDQDTGVLNSFLGTIGLPGDTPWLTSTSMALISVILVNIWIGIPFNMVILYGGLQEVPKELNEAAALDGASAWRTFRSVTLPMLKPVITVVLVLGFMSTVKILDLVLALTDGGPADSTQTLGTLTYQNSFVQMDFGAGAVVGNILILISAVFAVFYLRVNRNEGK, from the coding sequence ATGTCATCCACCACAGCCTCGGCCGCCGCGCTGCCGGCCGACCCGCAGACCCCCACGGCCGGCGTGGCCAAGAAGCCCGTGGACCCGCGGAGCGCCAAGCGGCGCAAGTCGCTCGCCCAGTGGGGGTTCATCGCCCCCGCCGTGATCTTCATGGCGCTGTTCTTCGGCTACCCGCTCGTCCGCAACATCGTGATGAGCTTCCAGGACTACTCGCCGTCCACCTTCTTCACCGGCGAGGCACCGTTCAACGGCCTGGACAACTGGAACAACGTCTTCAGCGACGGCCTGTTCGGCAAGGCCCTGTGGCAGACGATCCTCTTCACCGTGGGATCGCTCCTCGGCCAGTTCTGCATCGGTCTGGCCCTCGCCGTCTTCTTCACCCGGCGCTTCCCGCTGAACGGCATCCTGCGCTCGCTGATCCTGCTGCCGTGGCTGGTCCCGATGGTCGTCTCCGGCATCGTGTGGCGGCGCATCTTCGACCAGGACACCGGTGTGCTCAACTCCTTCCTGGGCACCATCGGCCTCCCCGGTGACACGCCCTGGCTGACCAGCACGAGCATGGCGCTGATCTCGGTGATCCTGGTGAACATCTGGATCGGCATCCCGTTCAACATGGTGATCCTCTACGGCGGCCTCCAGGAGGTCCCCAAGGAGCTGAACGAGGCCGCCGCGCTCGACGGCGCGTCCGCCTGGCGTACCTTCCGCTCGGTCACCCTGCCCATGCTCAAGCCCGTCATCACCGTGGTGCTGGTGCTCGGCTTCATGTCGACGGTCAAGATCCTCGACCTCGTCCTCGCCCTCACCGACGGCGGGCCCGCCGACTCCACCCAGACGCTCGGCACGCTCACGTACCAGAACTCCTTCGTCCAGATGGACTTCGGGGCCGGTGCCGTGGTCGGCAACATCCTGATCCTGATCTCCGCCGTCTTCGCGGTGTTCTACCTGCGGGTCAACCGCAACGAGGGGAAGTGA
- a CDS encoding ABC transporter substrate-binding protein, giving the protein MTEPSPDGRNRRRSRPTRRIVVPLTVVSAIVAGTVLSGCGQQRDEDVFTVMNSSTDESYHRWDGDTLKRCSKQLGITIEQQSVPAAQLMTKALRMASSKSLPDVLQLDASEMPTFAEAGGLIPLKDLGLTTTDIPEGIVDFGSFDGKYYGAARTVNTLALFYNKDTLDKAGLKVPTTWAEMQSTAKELTQGKRYGLALSAGGAEDGVFQFTPFMWSNGGDESKLDTPEVAEALDYWKALLKDGSLSKSTVNWTQADVNDQFMAGNAAMMINGPWQVETLNAKKGLNWGIAEIPVPEAGDDSVGPLGGGVLTVPNTGDTEREKTAAKIIGCMAGEQEQITYALNSWMVPANTKAAAVWRTKAPELAALAGQVSTARSRTAKVGAQWSSVSLALQSAFQSALTGTSSEAALKRAQQQVTSGN; this is encoded by the coding sequence GTGACAGAACCTTCCCCGGACGGACGGAACCGACGCCGCAGCCGCCCCACCAGGCGGATCGTCGTCCCCCTCACCGTCGTCTCCGCGATCGTCGCCGGCACCGTTCTGTCGGGGTGCGGCCAGCAGCGGGACGAGGACGTCTTCACCGTCATGAACTCCTCGACCGACGAGTCGTACCACCGCTGGGACGGTGACACCCTCAAGCGATGCAGCAAGCAGCTCGGTATCACCATCGAGCAGCAGAGCGTGCCGGCCGCGCAGCTGATGACGAAGGCGCTGCGCATGGCGTCGTCCAAGTCGCTGCCGGACGTCCTCCAGCTGGACGCGTCCGAGATGCCGACCTTCGCCGAGGCCGGCGGGCTCATCCCGCTGAAGGACCTCGGGCTGACCACGACGGACATCCCCGAGGGGATCGTCGACTTCGGCTCGTTCGACGGGAAGTACTACGGGGCCGCGCGCACGGTGAACACCCTGGCGCTGTTCTACAACAAGGACACCCTCGACAAGGCCGGTCTGAAGGTGCCCACCACCTGGGCCGAGATGCAGTCGACCGCCAAGGAGCTGACCCAGGGCAAGCGGTACGGCCTGGCGCTCAGCGCGGGCGGCGCGGAGGACGGGGTCTTCCAGTTCACCCCGTTCATGTGGTCCAACGGCGGTGACGAGTCGAAGCTCGACACCCCCGAGGTCGCCGAGGCCCTGGACTACTGGAAGGCGCTCCTGAAGGACGGCTCGCTCTCCAAGTCGACGGTCAACTGGACCCAGGCCGACGTGAACGACCAGTTCATGGCCGGCAACGCGGCCATGATGATCAACGGTCCCTGGCAGGTCGAGACCCTGAACGCCAAGAAGGGGCTCAACTGGGGCATCGCCGAGATCCCGGTGCCCGAGGCGGGCGACGACTCCGTCGGTCCGCTGGGCGGCGGTGTGCTGACCGTGCCCAACACCGGCGACACCGAGCGGGAGAAGACGGCCGCGAAGATCATCGGCTGTATGGCGGGCGAGCAGGAGCAGATCACCTACGCCCTGAACAGCTGGATGGTCCCCGCGAACACCAAGGCCGCCGCCGTGTGGCGCACGAAGGCGCCGGAGCTGGCTGCCCTGGCCGGACAGGTCTCGACGGCCCGCTCCCGCACCGCGAAGGTCGGCGCGCAGTGGTCGTCCGTGTCGCTCGCCCTGCAGAGCGCCTTCCAGTCCGCGCTCACCGGCACGTCCAGCGAGGCCGCTCTGAAGCGTGCCCAGCAGCAGGTCACGAGCGGGAACTGA
- the xylA gene encoding xylose isomerase, translating to MSDRFTPTPADRFTFGLWTVGWRGNDPFGDATRPALDPVESVERLAELGAHGVTFHDDDLIPFGSTEAERARLIGRFKDALERTGMKVPMATTNLFTHPVFKDGGFTSNDRDVRRFALRKVIRNIDLAAELGAKTYVAWGGREGAESGGAKDVRVALDRMKEAFDLLGDYVTEQGYDLRFAIEPKPNEPRGDILLPTIGHALAFIERLERPEMVGVNPETGHEQMAGLNFPHGIAQALWAGKLFHIDLNGQSGIKYDQDFRFGAGDLRQAFWLVDLLETSDYTGSLHFDFKPVRTDGIDGVWESAKNCMRNYLILKERATAFRADPAVQEALTASRLHELAEPTAADGLKALLADRSAYEDFDATAAAERSMAFEALDQLAMEHLIGVR from the coding sequence ATGTCGGACCGCTTCACTCCCACCCCTGCGGACAGGTTCACCTTCGGTCTGTGGACCGTGGGCTGGCGTGGCAACGACCCGTTCGGTGACGCGACGCGTCCCGCGCTGGACCCGGTCGAGTCGGTGGAGCGGCTCGCCGAGCTCGGCGCGCACGGTGTGACGTTCCACGACGACGACCTGATCCCCTTCGGGTCCACCGAGGCCGAGCGGGCCCGGCTGATCGGCCGGTTCAAGGACGCGCTGGAGCGCACCGGGATGAAGGTCCCGATGGCCACCACCAACCTGTTCACGCACCCCGTGTTCAAGGACGGCGGCTTCACCTCCAACGACCGCGACGTGCGCCGTTTCGCGCTGCGCAAGGTCATCCGCAACATCGACCTGGCCGCCGAGCTCGGCGCGAAGACCTATGTCGCCTGGGGCGGGCGCGAGGGCGCGGAGTCCGGCGGGGCCAAGGACGTGCGCGTGGCCCTGGACCGGATGAAGGAGGCCTTCGACCTCCTGGGCGACTACGTCACCGAGCAGGGCTACGACCTGCGCTTCGCGATCGAGCCCAAGCCCAACGAGCCCCGCGGCGACATCCTGCTGCCCACGATCGGCCACGCCCTGGCCTTCATCGAGCGCCTGGAACGCCCCGAGATGGTCGGCGTGAACCCGGAGACCGGCCACGAGCAGATGGCCGGACTGAACTTCCCCCACGGCATCGCCCAGGCCCTGTGGGCCGGCAAGCTCTTCCACATCGACCTCAACGGCCAGTCCGGCATCAAGTACGACCAGGACTTCCGCTTCGGCGCCGGCGACCTGCGCCAGGCGTTCTGGCTCGTCGACCTCCTGGAGACCTCCGACTACACCGGATCCCTCCACTTCGACTTCAAGCCCGTGCGCACCGACGGCATCGACGGGGTCTGGGAGTCCGCGAAGAACTGCATGCGCAACTACCTCATCCTCAAGGAGCGCGCCACCGCCTTCCGTGCCGACCCCGCCGTCCAGGAGGCCCTGACCGCCTCCCGCCTCCACGAGCTCGCCGAGCCCACCGCCGCCGACGGCCTCAAGGCACTCCTCGCCGACAGGTCCGCCTACGAGGACTTCGACGCCACCGCCGCAGCGGAACGCTCCATGGCCTTCGAAGCCCTCGACCAACTCGCCATGGAACACCTCATCGGCGTCCGCTGA